In Populus alba chromosome 1, ASM523922v2, whole genome shotgun sequence, a single window of DNA contains:
- the LOC118055273 gene encoding polyadenylate-binding protein 2 isoform X1 — translation MDGDDVDMAAAEANESVPELDDMKKRLKEMEDEAAALLEMQAKVEKEMGSVQDPSASAATSQANREEVDSRSVFVGNVDYSCTPEEVQQHFQACGTINRVTIRSDKYGQPKGYAYVEFLEPEAVQEALLLNESELHGRQLKVTVKRTNLPGMKQFRARRPNPYMGFPPRGAPMPPYLFSPYGYGKVLRYRMPMRYSPYG, via the exons ATGGACGGTGACGATGTGGACATGGCCGCTGCAGAGGCCAACGAATCTGtacca GAACTTGATGATATGAAGAAGAGACTAAAGGAAATGGAAGATGAAGCTGCTGCTCTTCTTGAGATGCAGGCCAAGGTTGAGAAGGAAATGGGCTCTGTACAAG ATCCTAGTGCTTCAGCTGCTACATCCCAAGCAAATAGAGAGGAAGTAGATTCTCGATCAGTGTTTGTTGGTAAT GTGGACTATTCTTGCACCCCTGAAGAAGTGCAGCAGCATTTTCAGGCATGTGGGACAATAAATAGGGTCACTATCCGTTCTGACAAGTATGGCCAACCAAAGGGTTATGCATATGTCGAATTCCTTGAACCAGAGGCTGTGCAGGAGGCTCTCCTTCTGAACGAGTCTGAGTTACATGGCCGCCAATTGAAG GTAACTGTTAAGCGGACCAATCTACCTGGGATGAAGCAGTTTCGTGCTCGTCGACCCAACCCATATATGGGGTTTCCACCCAGGGGCGCTCCTATGCCTCCTTATCTCTTTTCTCCTTATGGATATGG GAAGGTTCTGAGATACAGAATGCCAATGCGTTACAGCCCCTATGGCTGA
- the LOC118055273 gene encoding polyadenylate-binding protein 2 isoform X2, with amino-acid sequence MDGDDVDMAAAEANESELDDMKKRLKEMEDEAAALLEMQAKVEKEMGSVQDPSASAATSQANREEVDSRSVFVGNVDYSCTPEEVQQHFQACGTINRVTIRSDKYGQPKGYAYVEFLEPEAVQEALLLNESELHGRQLKVTVKRTNLPGMKQFRARRPNPYMGFPPRGAPMPPYLFSPYGYGKVLRYRMPMRYSPYG; translated from the exons ATGGACGGTGACGATGTGGACATGGCCGCTGCAGAGGCCAACGAATCT GAACTTGATGATATGAAGAAGAGACTAAAGGAAATGGAAGATGAAGCTGCTGCTCTTCTTGAGATGCAGGCCAAGGTTGAGAAGGAAATGGGCTCTGTACAAG ATCCTAGTGCTTCAGCTGCTACATCCCAAGCAAATAGAGAGGAAGTAGATTCTCGATCAGTGTTTGTTGGTAAT GTGGACTATTCTTGCACCCCTGAAGAAGTGCAGCAGCATTTTCAGGCATGTGGGACAATAAATAGGGTCACTATCCGTTCTGACAAGTATGGCCAACCAAAGGGTTATGCATATGTCGAATTCCTTGAACCAGAGGCTGTGCAGGAGGCTCTCCTTCTGAACGAGTCTGAGTTACATGGCCGCCAATTGAAG GTAACTGTTAAGCGGACCAATCTACCTGGGATGAAGCAGTTTCGTGCTCGTCGACCCAACCCATATATGGGGTTTCCACCCAGGGGCGCTCCTATGCCTCCTTATCTCTTTTCTCCTTATGGATATGG GAAGGTTCTGAGATACAGAATGCCAATGCGTTACAGCCCCTATGGCTGA
- the LOC118055272 gene encoding protein EXORDIUM-like 2 yields the protein MASNYYLATLAFLFCFISPSLSALVQEQPLVLKYHNGILLKGNITVNLIWYGEFTPIQRSIIVDFINSLNSKGAPLPATSSWWKTTEMYRGGSSSLTVGHQILHEELTLGKILKSQHLVALASKTHFTLNSINVVLTAKDVAVDGFCMNRCGTHGSTKSGSGRGTYIWVGNSDLQCPGQCAWPFHQPLYGPQTPPLVAPNGDVGVDGMIINLATLLANTVTNPFNSGYFQGPPTAPLEAVSACTGIFGSGSYPGYPGRVLVDKVTGASYNAYGVNGRKYMLPAMWDPKSSACKTLV from the coding sequence ATGGCTTCTAATTACTACCTTGCCACTCTTGCTTTCCTCTTCTGTTTCATTAGCCCTTCACTCTCAGCTTTGGTTCAAGAACAACCTTTGGTGCTGAAGTACCACAACGGCATCCTCTTGAAAGGAAACATCACAGTTAATCTAATCTGGTATGGCGAGTTTACACCTATCCAACGGTCTATAATCGTTGACTTCATCAACTCTTTGAACTCCAAAGGGGCCCCCCTTCCTGCCACCTCTTCATGGTGGAAGACAACTGAGATGTACCGTGGTGGTTCATCCTCACTCACCGTAGGTCATCAAATACTTCATGAAGAGTTAACACTAGGCAAAATCTTGAAGAGCCAACATTTGGTAGCTCTGGCTTCGAAAACCCATTTCACCCTGAACTCCATCAACGTTGTTCTGACGGCAAAAGATGTTGCCGTTGATGGGTTTTGCATGAACAGGTGTGGGACACACGGGTCAACAAAATCCGGGTCGGGTCGAGGAACCTACATTTGGGTCGGTAACTCGGACCTTCAGTGTCCGGGCCAGTGTGCTTGGCCGTTTCACCAGCCACTCTACGGCCCACAGACACCACCCTTGGTGGCACCTAACGGGGACGTAGGAGTTGACGGAATGATCATCAACCTGGCTACTTTGTTGGCTAACACCGTTACCAATCCGTTCAACAGTGGGTACTTTCAGGGCCCGCCCACTGCTCCTTTGGAGGCTGTTTCGGCTTGTACTGGGATTTTCGGGTCAGGGTCCTATCCAGGTTATCCGGGTCGGGTCCTGGTTGATAAGGTCACGGGTGCTAGCTACAATGCTTATGGTGTCAATGGAAGGAAGTATATGTTGCCTGCTATGTGGGACCCAAAATCAAGTGCCTGCAAGACACTTGTGTAA